The genomic stretch TTCATGCTTTTCCCAATCACATCGGGAGATCCCATTTCTTCGATAGCCTTATGTATCGCAGTTTCTTTCGAACTGCCTCGGAGCTGCAATTCCTCTATCCGATCCTCGATATGATTCGTAAGTTCCTCTCGGATTTCAGGGTGCATCTTTTTGACCTTAATATGGCGGCATACTTGATCCAAAAATTGCTGGACCACTTCATTCTCTTCACTGTTCTGCACGTTATCCTCTCTCCCCTATTACAGTATCGACTGCTGTACGAAACTGAATCCATTCTTTCTTCTTTTCCTGAAGTTTTCTCTTTCCCTCATCTGTAATCTGATAGTATTTTCGTTTACGCCCATCCTGCTGACTCCAGTAAGCGTTAAGCAGACCTTCTGACTCGAGTGTGTGGAGAATAGGGTATAGAGTCCCTTCTTTCATGACAAACACCTGATCCGACTTGTTTTCAATTTCTTTGATCAACTCATATCCATACATTTCTCGTTCATTTAGCACAGTGAGCAGCAGAATTACTGTACTCCCCTTAAGGAGCTCCTTATTTACAGACATTTTCACATCCCCTTTTCATACCTCGTAAATCTATGTATCGTAAATCTATGTATATAGTACAACTAATTTCTACCTTAAACAAGAATAAATTCCTTTTATTTCATATTTTTGAAAATGAATAAAGCGACTGGTATAGTACCGATCGCTTTTCTCGTCGTATGTATGCTTACATTAATAAATTAATTCTATCTCCATTGTTGCTAGTTATACCGGACAATACGGCGTTCTATAATACCGGTTATTACGTAAGATACCAGAATTGCAGAAGTGTAGGCAATGAGATCCAGGACACCGAAAACACCATGTCCTAGAATCAGCTGAAGGAACCTATTTTCACGGAGCTCATTGATCCAAGGAGCATGAACTAACTGAGTAAATTCTATGAAATAACAGAATAATAAAGGAATAATGAATTGATATCTACGAGGAACATTCAAAAAAACGAAGGAGAACAAAAAGAAAATGAGCGCTGCCCATAAAAAATCACCCATAAAGGGTACTTTGGATCGGAGTGATAATCCTAATACAATAATGATTACACAAGTAATTCCCAAGATGATTCTTTTCATATGCTTGCCCCTTTCTGTCTATACATAATAACGTAGTACCTCAAGTAAAGTTTTACATTAAATAAGAAAAGAATCCTGTCACCAGGATTCTCATGATCAATCAATTAGCGATAACTGCGAATAAATTCCCCAATTCTTCTTGCCGCTTCCTCCAGCCGCTCTTGTTCTTGCACAAGTGCAATTCGTACATAACCCACGCCTTCACTGCCAAATGCATCACCAGGTATGACAGCCACGCCGCTGTGAAGTAATAATGCTTTCGCAAATGATCTTGAATCCCATTCCTGAGGTTTCCCTCGAAATGGCTCTGGAAGCCTTGCCCACAGAAACATCGTTGCACATGGTTTTCTAATATTCCAACCTTCTTTGGCAAGTAAATCTACGAACAAATCACGGCGGGCTTCATATAGCGGAGCCGGCCCTGTATAATTTTCTCCCTCTGCGATGGCTTGTTCCAAGGCTGTGACCGCGGCTTGCTGAATCGGTTCAAATACACCATAATCGATATTTTCCTTGAGGATCCTTAAAGACTGGATCGCTTGTTCATTACCAGCGAGAAAAGCAATCCGGCAGCCTGCCATTTGGAAACTTTTCGAGAATGAATGGAATTCCACCGCGGTTTCAATTGCACCCGGTATACTTAAAATACTCATC from Paenibacillus polygoni encodes the following:
- a CDS encoding PadR family transcriptional regulator, whose product is MSVNKELLKGSTVILLLTVLNEREMYGYELIKEIENKSDQVFVMKEGTLYPILHTLESEGLLNAYWSQQDGRKRKYYQITDEGKRKLQEKKKEWIQFRTAVDTVIGERG
- a CDS encoding ribosomal maturation YjgA family protein, which encodes MKRIILGITCVIIIVLGLSLRSKVPFMGDFLWAALIFFLFSFVFLNVPRRYQFIIPLLFCYFIEFTQLVHAPWINELRENRFLQLILGHGVFGVLDLIAYTSAILVSYVITGIIERRIVRYN